One segment of Primulina tabacum isolate GXHZ01 chromosome 14, ASM2559414v2, whole genome shotgun sequence DNA contains the following:
- the LOC142523615 gene encoding mitogen-activated protein kinase kinase kinase 5-like isoform X2, which yields MPSLWSAFSSSTSSSSSTSPANPSLKSKSKSSNDMLKNSSSTCDQNKKLNRQRKLRYLRDDEVGQGRSSSLDGSQSCPVSPASELQPRTPHGGFSHWSNSAIPQPLPLPEVAFQSRQNDGLHGSSAARHSSHQNLGKTTDDFAIRRSRISPTYRRRGLRQHLNVDTAQNDDFRIHFPARSAPSSGYSTPIPSRQRHKTVDLFHPSFYVSSALEASTSDRISAILDHSPFQNSSDAENSRSREGVLLHSHNNANVHALPLPPAVSRPPPSTRHSMNKLDSLSGKGQWQRGRPIGRGTYGTVYVATHCETGATCAMKEVEIIPDDPICAECVRQLEQEIKFLRELKHPNIVQYYGCEIIEDRLCIYLEYVHPGSINKYVREHCGTMTESIVRNFTRHMLSGLAYLHGSKMIHRDIKGANLLVDTSGVVKLADFGLAKHLTGHHIELSLKGTPHWMAPEVLQAVMRKDANPELAYGVDIWSIGCTVIEMLTGNPPWSEHNGVQAMFNVLNKTPPIPEALSAEGKDFLQWCFQRKPEDRPSAVKLLEHPFLRSSQDQNNVGGFPQEFSGMRVPDIQSPSGWTKRNKDAVQPSSAPRIQQGKLPLN from the exons ATGCCTTCTCTTTGGAGTGCGTTTTCATCGTCtacttcatcatcttcttctacTTCTCCTGCAAATCCTTCATTGAAGAGCAAGAGCAAAAGCTCAAATGATATGCTCAAGAACTCGAGCAGtacttgtgatcagaataagaAGCTGAACCGACAAAGGAAATTGAGATATTTGAGGGATGATGAAGTGGGGCAGGGCAGGAGCAGCAGTCTTGATGGCTCTCAGTCGTGCCCTGTTTCTCCTGCTTCAGAGTTGCAGCCACGGACGCCCCACGGCGGTTTCAGTCACTGGTCCAACTCAGCCATCCCGCAACCGCTTCCCCTTCCTGAAGTGGCTTTTCAGTCTAGGCAGAATGATGGTTTGCATGGCTCTTCAGCTGCCAG ACATAGTTCACATCAAAATCTAGGAAAAACCACAGATGATTTTGCCATAAGAAGATCACGCATTTCTCCAACTTATCGTCGAAGAGGGTTGCGTCAACACCTAAATGTCGATACTGCACAAAACGACGACTTCCGAATACATTTCCCTGCAAGAAGTGCTCCGAGCAGTGGTTACTCTACTCCCATACCGAGCCGACAAAGACATAAAACCGTGGATCTTTTCCACCCCTCGTTTTATGTCTCATCAGCTTTAGAGGCTTCCACTTCTGACAGAATATCTGCAATCCTCGACCACTCTCCATTTCAGAACTCATCTGATGCCGAGAACTCAAGAAGTCGTGAGGGCGTTTTACTTCATTCACACAATAATGCAAATGTTCATGCGCTGCCTCTTCCACCAGCAGTATCAAGGCCACCACCTTCTACTCGGCATAGCATGAATAAATTAGATAGCTTGTCAGGTAAAGGGCAGTGGCAGAGGGGACGACCCATAGGCCGGGGAACATATGGGACTGTTTATGTTGCAACTCACTG TGAAACTGGAGCGACATGTGCGATGAAGGAAGTTGAGATTATTCCAGATGACCCTATATGTGCAGAATGCGTGAGGCAGTTGGAGCAG GAGATCaaatttctcagggagttgaaGCATCCAAACATAGTCCAATACTACGGTTGTGAAATT ATTGAGGACCGATTGTGCATATATTTGGAGTACGTTCACCCTGGATcgataaataaatatgttcGTGAACATTGTGGGACTATGACTGAAAGTATTGTTCGCAATTTCACCCGTCACATGCTTTCAGGATTGGCTTACTTGCATGGCTCAAAGATGATACACAG GGACATTAAAGGGGCAAACTTACTTGTGGATACATCTGGTGTCGTGAAGCTTGCTGATTTTGGATTGGCAAAACAT CTTACAGGGCACCATATTGAACTTTCATTGAAGGGTACCCCACATTGGATGGCTCCAGAG GTACTACAGGCTGTGATGcgaaaagatgctaatccagaACTGGCCTACGGAGTGGACATATGGAGCATTGGTTGTACCGTCATTGAGATGCTGACAGGAAATCCTCCTTGGAGTGAACATAATGGT GTACAAGCAATGTTCAATGTATTGAACAAAACACCACCCATACCGGAAGCACTGTCCGCAGAAGGGAAGGATTTCCTGCAATGGTGTTTTCAGAGAAAACCTGAAGATCGACCATCGGCGGTTAAGCTGCTCGAGCATCCTTTCTTACGAAGCTCCCAGGATCAGAATAATGTTGGAGGGTTTCCTCAAGAATTTTCAGGGATGAGAGTACCT GATATACAGAGTCCAAGTGGCTGGACTAAACGGAACAAGGATGCGGTCCAGCCATCATCGGCTCCAAGGATACAGCAAGGGAAACTGCCACTTAACTG A
- the LOC142523615 gene encoding mitogen-activated protein kinase kinase kinase 5-like isoform X1, which yields MPSLWSAFSSSTSSSSSTSPANPSLKSKSKSSNDMLKNSSSTCDQNKKLNRQRKLRYLRDDEVGQGRSSSLDGSQSCPVSPASELQPRTPHGGFSHWSNSAIPQPLPLPEVAFQSRQNDGLHGSSAARHSSHQNLGKTTDDFAIRRSRISPTYRRRGLRQHLNVDTAQNDDFRIHFPARSAPSSGYSTPIPSRQRHKTVDLFHPSFYVSSALEASTSDRISAILDHSPFQNSSDAENSRSREGVLLHSHNNANVHALPLPPAVSRPPPSTRHSMNKLDSLSGKGQWQRGRPIGRGTYGTVYVATHCETGATCAMKEVEIIPDDPICAECVRQLEQEIKFLRELKHPNIVQYYGCEIIEDRLCIYLEYVHPGSINKYVREHCGTMTESIVRNFTRHMLSGLAYLHGSKMIHRDIKGANLLVDTSGVVKLADFGLAKHLTGHHIELSLKGTPHWMAPEVLQAVMRKDANPELAYGVDIWSIGCTVIEMLTGNPPWSEHNGVQAMFNVLNKTPPIPEALSAEGKDFLQWCFQRKPEDRPSAVKLLEHPFLRSSQDQNNVGGFPQEFSGMRVPDIQSPSGWTKRNKDAVQPSSAPRIQQGKLPLNCFGDKNRHSFTESIETGVASNLSPRSTLEVLSGISSPDLNRGSNITSPSNIQNNSLLRPGIDSVSVFPWRRNLSNLIPKMAERKK from the exons ATGCCTTCTCTTTGGAGTGCGTTTTCATCGTCtacttcatcatcttcttctacTTCTCCTGCAAATCCTTCATTGAAGAGCAAGAGCAAAAGCTCAAATGATATGCTCAAGAACTCGAGCAGtacttgtgatcagaataagaAGCTGAACCGACAAAGGAAATTGAGATATTTGAGGGATGATGAAGTGGGGCAGGGCAGGAGCAGCAGTCTTGATGGCTCTCAGTCGTGCCCTGTTTCTCCTGCTTCAGAGTTGCAGCCACGGACGCCCCACGGCGGTTTCAGTCACTGGTCCAACTCAGCCATCCCGCAACCGCTTCCCCTTCCTGAAGTGGCTTTTCAGTCTAGGCAGAATGATGGTTTGCATGGCTCTTCAGCTGCCAG ACATAGTTCACATCAAAATCTAGGAAAAACCACAGATGATTTTGCCATAAGAAGATCACGCATTTCTCCAACTTATCGTCGAAGAGGGTTGCGTCAACACCTAAATGTCGATACTGCACAAAACGACGACTTCCGAATACATTTCCCTGCAAGAAGTGCTCCGAGCAGTGGTTACTCTACTCCCATACCGAGCCGACAAAGACATAAAACCGTGGATCTTTTCCACCCCTCGTTTTATGTCTCATCAGCTTTAGAGGCTTCCACTTCTGACAGAATATCTGCAATCCTCGACCACTCTCCATTTCAGAACTCATCTGATGCCGAGAACTCAAGAAGTCGTGAGGGCGTTTTACTTCATTCACACAATAATGCAAATGTTCATGCGCTGCCTCTTCCACCAGCAGTATCAAGGCCACCACCTTCTACTCGGCATAGCATGAATAAATTAGATAGCTTGTCAGGTAAAGGGCAGTGGCAGAGGGGACGACCCATAGGCCGGGGAACATATGGGACTGTTTATGTTGCAACTCACTG TGAAACTGGAGCGACATGTGCGATGAAGGAAGTTGAGATTATTCCAGATGACCCTATATGTGCAGAATGCGTGAGGCAGTTGGAGCAG GAGATCaaatttctcagggagttgaaGCATCCAAACATAGTCCAATACTACGGTTGTGAAATT ATTGAGGACCGATTGTGCATATATTTGGAGTACGTTCACCCTGGATcgataaataaatatgttcGTGAACATTGTGGGACTATGACTGAAAGTATTGTTCGCAATTTCACCCGTCACATGCTTTCAGGATTGGCTTACTTGCATGGCTCAAAGATGATACACAG GGACATTAAAGGGGCAAACTTACTTGTGGATACATCTGGTGTCGTGAAGCTTGCTGATTTTGGATTGGCAAAACAT CTTACAGGGCACCATATTGAACTTTCATTGAAGGGTACCCCACATTGGATGGCTCCAGAG GTACTACAGGCTGTGATGcgaaaagatgctaatccagaACTGGCCTACGGAGTGGACATATGGAGCATTGGTTGTACCGTCATTGAGATGCTGACAGGAAATCCTCCTTGGAGTGAACATAATGGT GTACAAGCAATGTTCAATGTATTGAACAAAACACCACCCATACCGGAAGCACTGTCCGCAGAAGGGAAGGATTTCCTGCAATGGTGTTTTCAGAGAAAACCTGAAGATCGACCATCGGCGGTTAAGCTGCTCGAGCATCCTTTCTTACGAAGCTCCCAGGATCAGAATAATGTTGGAGGGTTTCCTCAAGAATTTTCAGGGATGAGAGTACCT GATATACAGAGTCCAAGTGGCTGGACTAAACGGAACAAGGATGCGGTCCAGCCATCATCGGCTCCAAGGATACAGCAAGGGAAACTGCCACTTAACTG TTTTGGTGACAAAAACCGACATTCTTTTACTGAATCCATAGAAACTGGAGTTGCATCTAATTTGTCTCCTCGTTCAACGCTTGAAGTCCTTTCTGGTATATCTTCACCAGACCTAAATCGTGGTTCAAATATTACAAGCCCTTCAAACATTCAAAACAATTCGCTTTTGAGACCTGGGATCGACAGCGTATCTGTTTTTCCATGGAGGAGAAACCTCAGTAATCTAATACCAAAAATGgcagaaagaaaaaaataa